A region from the Camelus ferus isolate YT-003-E unplaced genomic scaffold, BCGSAC_Cfer_1.0 contig732, whole genome shotgun sequence genome encodes:
- the CER1 gene encoding cerberus, whose protein sequence is MHLLFLQLLVLLPLGRAAGPWVGRQSQSSVSLVLLERHRRDLSMGNHEEGEEKPDLFVAVPHLIGASVAGEGQRQREKMLSRFGRFWKKPERERRPTQDLVSEQFPPGSQGLAQPKDGMPVEKSPLREEAKKFWHHFMFRMSPASQGIILPIKSHEVHRETCRTVPFSQTITHEDCEKVIVQNNLCFGKCGSARFPGAAQHPHTFCSHCSPAKFTTMHLQLNCTGLDPAVKVVMLVEECQCKVQTEHQHGHPEQAGFQADFHVQDPFIPGLST, encoded by the exons ATGcatctcctcttccttcagcTGCTGGTGCTCCTGCCTCTGGGGAgggctgctgggccctgggtCGGCCGCCAGAGCCAGAGTTCTGTTTCCCTTGTGCTCCTGGAAAGGCACCGCAGAGATCTCTCCATGGGCAACCACGAGGAAGGTGAGGAGAAACCAGATCTTTTCGTGGCGGTGCCGCACCTGATAGGGGCCAGCGTGGCGGGGGAaggccagaggcagagagagaagatgcTGTCCAGGTTTGGCAGATTCTGGAAGAAGCCCGAGAGAGAGCGACGCCCAACCCAGGACCTGGTCAGTGAGCAGTTCCCGCCTGGGTCCCAGGGCCTCGCTCAGCCAAAGGATGGGATGCCAGTGGAGAAATCTCCTCTGCGGGAAGAAGCCAAGAAATTCTGGCACCACTTCATGTTCAGAATGAGTCCTGCTTCTCAGGGGATCATCTTGCCCATCAAAAGCCATGAAGTGCATCGGGAGACCTGTAGGACAGTGCCCTTCAGCCAG ACTATCACTCATGAAGACTGTGAGAAAGTGATTGTACAGAACAACCTTTGCTTCGGAAAATGCGGGTCTGCTCGTTTTCCTGGAGCTGCGCAGCACCCCCACACCTTCTGCTCCCACTGCTCGCCTGCCAAGTTCACCACGATGCACTTGCAGCTGAACTGCACTGGCCTTGACCCCGCGGTCAAGGTTGTGATGCTGGTGGAGGAGTGTCAGTGCAAGGTGCAGACAGAGCACCAGCATGGACACCCCGAACAGGCTGGCTTTCAGGCAGACTTCCATGTCCAGGATCCCTTTATCCCAGGACTTTCAACTTAA